One part of the Arabidopsis thaliana chromosome 1 sequence genome encodes these proteins:
- the YSL7 gene encoding YELLOW STRIPE like 7 (YELLOW STRIPE like 7 (YSL7); FUNCTIONS IN: oligopeptide transporter activity; INVOLVED IN: oligopeptide transport, transmembrane transport; LOCATED IN: plasma membrane; EXPRESSED IN: 10 plant structures; EXPRESSED DURING: 4 anthesis, C globular stage, petal differentiation and expansion stage; CONTAINS InterPro DOMAIN/s: Oligopeptide transporter OPT superfamily (InterPro:IPR004813); BEST Arabidopsis thaliana protein match is: YELLOW STRIPE like 5 (TAIR:AT3G17650.1); Has 1836 Blast hits to 1794 proteins in 556 species: Archae - 19; Bacteria - 893; Metazoa - 0; Fungi - 266; Plants - 510; Viruses - 1; Other Eukaryotes - 147 (source: NCBI BLink).): MEVERSKKDDDLNNGSKSNEEEEISVERIFEESNEIPPPWQKQLTFRALIVSFILAILFTFVVMKLNLTTGIIPSLNISAGLLGFFFVKSWTKILNKAGFLKQPFTRQENTVIQTCVVASSGIAFSGGFGSYLFGMSDVVAKQSAEANTPLNIKNPHLGWMIGFLFVVSFLGLFSVVPLRKIMIVDFKLTYPSGTATAHLINSFHTPQGAKLAKKQVRALGKFFSFSFLWGFFQWFFATGDGCGFANFPTFGLKAYENKFYFDFSATYVGVGMICPYLINVSLLIGAILSWGVMWPLIGAQKGKWYAADLSSTSLHGLQGYRVFIAIAMILGDGLYNFIKVLGRTVFGLYKQFKNKDVLPINDHTSTAPVTISYDDKRRTELFLKDRIPSWFAVTGYVVLAIVSIITVPHIFHQLKWYHILIMYIIAPVLAFCNAYGCGLTDWSLASTYGKLAIFTIGAWAGASNGGVLAGLAACGVMMNIVSTASDLMQDFKTGYMTLASPRSMFLSQAIGTAMGCVISPCVFWLFYKAFPDFGQPGTAYPAPYALVYRNMSILGVEGFSALPKHCLMLCYIFFAAAVIVNGIRDALGPKWARFIPLPMAMAIPFYLGGYFTIDMCLGSLILFIWRKLNKPKADAYSSAVASGLICGEGIWTLPSSILALAGVKAPICMKFLSMASNNKVDAFLNPS; encoded by the exons ATGGAAGTCGAACGATCGAAGAAAGACGACGATCTAAACAATGGATCTAAAtccaacgaagaagaagaaatctccGTGGAGAGAATCTTCGAAGAGAGTAACGAAATCCCACCGCCGTGGCAAAAACAGCTCACGTTCAGAGCTCTAATCGTGAGTTTCATACTCGCGATTCTCTTTACCTTTGTGGTGATGAAACTGAATCTAACGACTGGGATTATTCCGTCGCTGAATATCTCCGCCGGTTtgcttggtttcttctttgttaaaaGTTGGACTAAGATTCTTAATAAAGCTGGTTTTCTTAAACAACCGTTTACACGGCAAGAGAATACTGTGATTCAGACTTGTGTCGTCGCCTCCTCCGGCATCGCCTTTAGCG GTGGGTTTGGTAGTTATCTGTTTGGAATGAGTGATGTTGTTGCTAAACAATCTGCGGAAGCCAATACTCCGTTGAACATAAAGAATCCACATTTGGGTTGGATGATAGGATTTCTCTTTGTCGTTAGCTTTCTTGGTCTTTTCTCCGTCGTTCCTCTTCGAAAGATCATGATCGTGGACTTCAAATTGACATATCCTAGTGGTACTGCCACTGCCCATCTCATTAACAGCTTCCACACACCTCAAGGTGCCAAACTCGCAAA GAAGCAAGTCAGAGCATTGGGCAAGTTCTTCTCATTCAGTTTCTTATGGGGTTTCTTTCAATGGTTCTTTGCTACTGGTGACGGTTGTGGTTTCGCCAACTTCCCTACATTTGGTCTCAAAGcctatgaaaacaaattctacTTTGATTTCTCTGCTACATATGTTGGTGTTGGAATGATTTGTCCATATCTTATCAATGTGTCTCTTCTCATCGGAGCAATTCTCTCATGGGGTGTTATGTGGCCTCTCATTGGTGCCCAAAAAGGCAAATGGTATGCTGCTGATCTCTCATCAACCAGTCTCCATGGTCTTCAAGGCTACAGG GTGTTTATAGCCATAGCTATGATCCTCGGTGATGGTCTCTACAACTTCATCAAAGTCTTAGGCCGCACTGTCTTCGGTCTATACAAGCAATTCAAGAACAAAGATGTTCTTCCTATCAACGACCATACATCAACAGCCCCTGTAACCATTTCCTACGACgacaaaagaagaacagagCTTTTCCTCAAAGACAGAATCCCATCATGGTTTGCTGTAACCGGTTACGTAGTATTGGCTATAGTCTCAATCATCACAGTTCCACATATCTTCCATCAGCTAAAATGGTACCACATTTTGATCATGTACATAATCGCCCCTGTCTTAGCCTTTTGCAACGCCTACGGTTGCGGACTCACTGACTGGTCCTTAGCTTCCACTTATGGAAAACTCGCCATTTTCACCATCGGAGCCTGGGCTGGTGCATCTAACGGAGGCGTCTTAGCTGGACTTGCAGCTTGTGGTGTCATGATGAACATTGTCTCAACAGCTTCTGATCTTATGCAAGATTTCAAAACCGGTTACATGACATTAGCCTCACCAAGATCAATGTTCTTGAGCCAAGCCATTGGAACCGCCATGGGATGTGTGATCTCTCCTTGCGTCTTCTGGCTATTCTACAAGGCGTTCCCTGACTTTGGCCAACCCGGGACCGCCTATCCCGCTCCATACGCCTTAGTCTACAGAAACATGTCTATACTCGGAGTCGAAGGATTCTCTGCTTTGCCCAAACATTGCCTCATGCTCTGCTACATATTCTTCGCAGCAGCAGTGATCGTAAACGGTATAAGGGATGCCCTTGGGCCAAAGTGGGCTCGGTTTATCCCGCTCCCAATGGCTATGGCTATACCCTTCTACCTTGGAGGTTACTTCACAATAGATATGTGTCTGGGAAGTCTCATACTGTTCATCTGGAGGAAGCTGAATAAACCAAAGGCCGATGCGTACTCTTCTGCTGTTGCTTCTGGTTTGATCTGTGGTGAAGGTATTTGGACGTTACCAAGCTCTATCCTTGCCTTGGCTGGTGTCAAGGCTCCTATTTGCATGAAGTTCTTGTCCATGGCTTCCAACAACAAGGTTGATGCCTTCTTAAACCCTTCttaa
- a CDS encoding ascorbic acid mannose pathway regulator codes for MWNVVESFTLAKWIEVKSLGDNAFVIATDTCFSVLAHEFYGCLQNSIYFTDNKDIFKLDNGPMY; via the exons ATGTGGAATGTTGTGGAGAGCTTTACATTAGCAAAATGGATAGAAGTTAAGTCATTGGGAGACAATGCGTTTGTGATTGCTACCGATACTTGTTTCTCGGTTTTGGCTCATGAGTTTTACGGATGCCTTCAAAACTCTATTTACTTCACAGACAACAAGGATATATTTAAGCTAGACAATGGACCAATG TATTAA